A portion of the Blautia hansenii DSM 20583 genome contains these proteins:
- a CDS encoding restriction endonuclease subunit S has product MSKLEELLMELCPEGVAYMPIWSITAWDKKFNTVAKEKQKTIVKYNYFLAADLKKLESENGTVKILTTSISDLWADEEKTADVLSEGEIVCIPWGGNPVVQYYKGKFITGDNRIATSLDVKRLSNKYLYYCMQNRLVDISSYYRGSGIKHPDMSKVLDLVIPVPPIEVQSEIVRILDNFTELTAELTAELTAELTARNKQFEYYRTQLLTFSDEVEMLTLEDVCQIVDCPHTSPKWKENGVPVIRNYNLVNGQIDTSNLSYVDEDEYLTRIKRIEPQENDILFSREAPIGNVGIIPANFKCCQGQRVVLLRPDQDIIYPRYLMHILQGEIVRNQISSVEGKGATVSNFNISDLRKLKFQVPDKKVQLYLIDKLDIFAKLNGDIKEGLPAEIKLRKMQYEYYREKLLCFPERSQM; this is encoded by the coding sequence ATGAGCAAATTAGAAGAGCTATTAATGGAACTCTGTCCAGAAGGTGTTGCTTATATGCCGATTTGGTCTATTACTGCATGGGATAAGAAGTTTAATACAGTAGCCAAAGAAAAACAGAAAACCATTGTGAAATATAATTATTTTCTCGCAGCGGATTTAAAAAAACTTGAGTCCGAAAATGGTACTGTAAAAATATTAACTACAAGTATATCGGATTTATGGGCTGATGAAGAGAAAACAGCGGATGTATTATCGGAAGGTGAAATTGTGTGCATTCCTTGGGGTGGAAACCCAGTAGTACAGTATTATAAAGGGAAATTTATAACGGGTGATAATAGAATTGCAACCTCATTGGATGTAAAAAGATTGAGTAATAAATATCTATATTATTGTATGCAAAATAGATTGGTAGATATATCGTCATATTATAGAGGATCAGGAATAAAGCATCCCGACATGTCCAAGGTGTTAGACTTAGTTATTCCTGTGCCTCCAATTGAGGTGCAGAGTGAAATTGTCCGAATTTTGGACAATTTCACAGAGCTTACAGCAGAGCTTACAGCAGAGCTTACAGCAGAGCTTACAGCGAGAAATAAACAGTTTGAGTATTACAGAACACAATTGCTGACTTTTTCAGATGAAGTAGAAATGTTAACTCTTGAAGATGTATGTCAGATTGTTGATTGCCCCCATACTTCGCCAAAATGGAAGGAAAATGGAGTACCAGTTATTAGAAACTACAATCTTGTGAATGGCCAGATAGATACCAGTAATCTTTCATATGTGGATGAGGATGAATATTTGACCAGAATAAAAAGAATTGAGCCACAGGAAAATGATATTTTATTTTCTCGAGAGGCACCTATAGGAAATGTTGGAATTATTCCAGCTAATTTCAAATGTTGCCAGGGGCAAAGAGTTGTTCTTCTTAGACCTGATCAAGATATTATTTATCCAAGATATTTGATGCATATTTTACAAGGTGAAATCGTAAGAAATCAGATATCTTCTGTTGAAGGTAAAGGAGCTACCGTGAGCAATTTCAATATTTCAGATTTGAGAAAGTTGAAATTCCAGGTACCTGACAAAAAGGTGCAACTATATTTAATTGATAAATTAGATATTTTTGCCAAATTAAATGGAGATATTAAAGAAGGACTGCCTGCAGAAATCAAACTTAGGAAAATGCAGTATGAATATTACAGAGAGAAATTGCTTTGCTTTCCGGAGAGGAGTCAGATGTAA
- a CDS encoding helix-turn-helix domain-containing protein — MSNINDVERWLSLEEIAKHVGCSKDTIRAWIKKGTIPYYKVGRMYKFKISEVDAWIESGQSADADK; from the coding sequence ATGAGTAATATTAATGATGTGGAAAGATGGCTTAGTTTGGAAGAAATCGCTAAGCATGTAGGATGCAGCAAAGATACAATTCGTGCTTGGATAAAGAAGGGAACAATTCCATATTACAAAGTGGGAAGAATGTATAAATTCAAAATATCAGAAGTGGATGCATGGATTGAAAGCGGACAGAGTGCCGATGCAGACAAATAA
- a CDS encoding type I restriction endonuclease subunit R, producing the protein MPYFNIVAATNENTVVTEYEPVKSRSDSYQSEVELEKEFIRLLCEQGYTYLPIHTEKDLIANLRERLEELNNYKFSDSEWDRFFNEAIANPNDKIEDKTRKIQEDFVQVLKRDDALTKNILLIDRKNIHNNRLQVINQYVIGTEQGAKHDNRYDVTILVNGLPLVHVELKRRGVAIREAFNQINRYQRDSFWAGSGLFEYAQIFVISNGTNTKYYSNSTRFNAIKDANSGKTKKEKTSNSFEFTSFWADANNKVIPDLIDFTKTFFAKHTILNILTKYCVFTSENMLMVMRPYQITATERILNRIEIAHNYKKYGDIAGGGYIWHTTGSGKTLTSFKTARLASNLKFVDKVLFVVDRKDLDYQTMKEYDRFEKGAANSNSSTVILERQLRDSKSHIIITTIQKLSSFIKKYKEHAVYNKQVVIIFDECHRSQFGDMHAAIVRNFKKYYMFGFTGTPIFPANSGTVRNPKFFTTEQTFGDQLHTYTIVDAINDKNVLPFRVDYIKTMDTDADIDDEQVWDIDRKKAFEAPERITLVAKYILEHFDQKTYRGDKTYVYNALTNIAEVASADRGKVEEIKQKQRISGFNSIFAVSSVPMAKLYYDEFRRQIKADPTKNLKIAVIYSYGANEKEADGILDEENPEDTSALDQTARDFLESAILDYNQMFHTNYDTSSDKFQNYYKDVSLRMKNKELDLLIVVNMFLTGFDATTLNTLWVDKNLKMHGLIQAFSRTNRILNSIKTFGNIVCFRNLQKRVDAAISLFGDKNAGGIVLIKSFKDYYYGCESIDGKSMPGYVDMIEELSDKFPLTEPQIIGEQNQKDFIALFGAILRMRNLLLSFDEFAGKEGITERDLQDYLGRYQDLRDEWKRKRENGESVDIIDDIVFEVELIKQIEINIDYILMLVKKYHDTHGEDKEVLITIRKAIDASPELRSKKALIENFISGINDMDDVMLEWKEYVVVQRERDLENIIEQEKLKPNEARKFLENCFREGEVKTTGTDIDKLMPPVSRFGGSGARAKKKKKVIDLLRAFFEKYSGLGMATFKAKQEEDKVVTYDFTQQPMSMVAENPVKYGKKD; encoded by the coding sequence ATGCCATATTTTAATATAGTTGCAGCAACGAATGAAAATACTGTTGTAACAGAGTATGAGCCTGTGAAGTCACGTTCTGATTCTTATCAGTCAGAAGTTGAATTGGAAAAGGAATTCATACGCCTCCTTTGTGAGCAGGGATACACATATTTACCTATACACACAGAAAAAGATCTTATCGCGAATCTGCGTGAACGACTGGAAGAATTGAATAATTATAAGTTTTCAGATTCTGAATGGGACAGGTTTTTCAATGAGGCAATTGCGAATCCGAATGATAAGATAGAAGACAAAACTAGAAAAATACAAGAAGATTTTGTTCAAGTATTAAAGCGTGACGATGCACTTACTAAGAATATTCTGTTGATTGATAGAAAGAATATTCATAATAACAGACTGCAGGTTATTAATCAGTATGTTATAGGAACAGAGCAAGGGGCAAAGCATGATAACAGATATGATGTGACAATTTTGGTAAATGGTCTTCCTTTGGTTCATGTGGAACTAAAACGCAGAGGTGTTGCTATCCGTGAGGCATTTAATCAGATTAACAGATATCAGAGGGATTCTTTTTGGGCTGGAAGTGGTCTTTTTGAGTATGCTCAGATATTTGTAATATCTAACGGAACAAACACAAAGTATTATTCCAACAGCACTCGTTTCAATGCGATAAAAGATGCCAATTCTGGAAAAACAAAAAAGGAAAAAACAAGTAATAGCTTTGAATTTACATCCTTTTGGGCTGATGCAAATAACAAAGTGATTCCGGATCTTATTGACTTTACAAAGACATTCTTTGCAAAGCATACTATCTTGAATATTCTCACAAAGTATTGCGTATTCACATCTGAGAATATGTTAATGGTTATGAGACCATATCAGATTACAGCTACGGAGAGAATTCTTAATCGAATTGAGATTGCTCATAACTATAAGAAGTATGGTGATATTGCTGGCGGTGGATACATCTGGCATACGACTGGATCGGGTAAAACCTTAACTTCATTTAAAACAGCAAGGCTTGCATCAAATCTAAAATTTGTTGATAAGGTTTTATTTGTTGTAGACCGTAAGGATTTGGATTACCAGACGATGAAGGAATATGACAGATTTGAAAAGGGTGCGGCTAATAGTAACTCTTCTACGGTGATTTTAGAGAGGCAGCTAAGAGACAGTAAATCCCATATTATTATCACAACCATTCAAAAGCTATCATCATTCATAAAGAAATATAAAGAACATGCAGTTTATAACAAGCAGGTTGTTATTATTTTCGATGAATGTCATCGTAGCCAGTTTGGTGATATGCATGCGGCAATTGTTCGTAATTTTAAAAAGTATTATATGTTTGGATTTACCGGTACTCCGATATTTCCGGCGAATTCCGGAACGGTCAGAAATCCTAAGTTTTTCACAACTGAGCAAACTTTTGGCGATCAGTTACATACCTATACGATTGTAGATGCAATCAATGATAAGAATGTACTACCTTTCCGTGTTGATTATATAAAGACTATGGATACGGATGCAGATATTGACGATGAGCAGGTATGGGATATTGATCGTAAAAAAGCATTTGAGGCACCTGAGCGTATAACATTGGTTGCTAAGTATATATTGGAACATTTTGACCAGAAGACATATCGCGGAGACAAGACCTATGTTTATAATGCACTGACTAATATTGCAGAGGTGGCATCTGCAGACAGAGGAAAAGTTGAAGAGATAAAGCAGAAACAGAGAATAAGTGGATTTAATTCTATCTTTGCTGTTTCATCGGTGCCGATGGCAAAACTTTATTACGATGAGTTCAGACGACAAATAAAAGCAGATCCAACAAAGAATCTAAAAATTGCTGTTATTTACAGTTACGGAGCAAATGAGAAAGAAGCTGATGGAATTCTGGATGAAGAGAATCCAGAAGATACATCTGCACTTGATCAAACTGCAAGAGATTTCCTTGAATCTGCAATTCTGGATTATAATCAAATGTTCCATACTAACTATGATACTTCCAGTGATAAGTTCCAGAACTATTACAAGGATGTGTCACTTCGTATGAAGAATAAGGAATTGGATCTTTTAATTGTAGTAAATATGTTCCTTACCGGTTTTGATGCTACCACTCTGAATACATTGTGGGTGGACAAGAACCTAAAAATGCATGGCCTAATCCAGGCGTTCTCGCGTACAAATCGTATTCTGAACAGTATTAAGACATTCGGTAATATTGTTTGCTTTAGAAATTTGCAGAAACGAGTGGATGCAGCTATTTCATTATTTGGAGATAAGAATGCTGGCGGCATCGTTCTTATAAAGAGTTTCAAAGATTATTACTATGGATGCGAGTCTATAGACGGTAAGTCAATGCCGGGATATGTGGACATGATTGAAGAATTAAGTGATAAATTTCCACTTACAGAACCGCAGATAATCGGAGAACAGAACCAGAAGGACTTTATTGCGTTATTTGGTGCAATACTTAGAATGAGAAATCTTCTTTTGTCATTCGATGAATTTGCGGGTAAAGAAGGTATTACAGAAAGAGATCTGCAGGATTATCTTGGAAGATATCAGGACCTGAGGGATGAGTGGAAACGCAAGAGAGAAAATGGAGAAAGCGTTGATATAATCGATGATATTGTCTTTGAGGTGGAATTGATTAAGCAGATTGAGATTAATATCGATTATATATTAATGCTGGTGAAAAAGTATCATGACACGCATGGGGAAGACAAGGAAGTTTTGATTACAATAAGAAAAGCTATTGATGCCAGTCCTGAGTTGAGAAGTAAAAAGGCACTTATTGAAAACTTTATTTCCGGTATTAACGATATGGATGATGTAATGCTTGAATGGAAGGAATATGTTGTCGTTCAACGAGAGCGTGATTTGGAGAACATTATTGAACAGGAGAAGCTAAAACCGAATGAGGCTCGAAAATTTTTAGAGAATTGTTTCCGCGAAGGAGAGGTAAAGACCACAGGTACGGATATTGATAAACTGATGCCACCAGTGAGTAGGTTTGGTGGCAGTGGCGCCAGAGCAAAGAAGAAAAAGAAAGTTATTGATTTGCTGAGGGCATTTTTTGAGAAATATTCTGGACTTGGGATGGCTACATTTAAAGCAAAACAGGAAGAGGATAAAGTTGTTACATATGACTTTACGCAACAGCCTATGTCTATGGTTGCAGAGAACCCTGTAAAATATGGGAAGAAAGACTGA
- a CDS encoding NACHT domain-containing protein has product MSRSSGGLTNHRAKKKIVEFLIMAAIPEESWGILPTSDSSYEKWLNGTRTFDPAVWQEIAEKYKEDRFLEIVIKELNDGVLVTVMDRFGIKVATVNEIDKELFIVAIGHQFCEIAKGSGSAENIVKNIYENTKSKELFPVYEQKALAEYSKVKTNFSDELCDMEKVFICNTLSTVDSAYSRRGLPARGTVIQDATLDKIAEQSNMVALIANGGMGKSMMLRHLFVESMKKYSESGVMPILVELRDYRFAGCDLFNSIVKSVNVFDASFDERAAEKVLRAGKCQILLDGLDEIDPSDVAGFQHKLRDMIKTYPLNQYVITSRECDVAKSIGFRSRLYLMPFDEKQTGDLIDKLVSDDSVKAEITRNLNEGYLNKHGEFASNPMLLTFCIMNYPSYQSFYDRPHEFYRSAYDTILADHDLEKSPLDRVFRSADSRDDFTDVFREFCAVSYVERKFQFNKMTFEAIFKKLKSTKQVANPRIMNKTNFLHDACATACMMYEAKSDILYIDPGFQQFLFAEYNYFAEPEEVEAMGKKLWTVPESEFNGGIAFEMLYELSDEKVEVCLDLPYLDMIFKDKTEEESFNAFLVHGFREIKSALIDRTAIAECEQKSGIIGKYAIASKSEPKSVILSMMLKRLNMDMDEPSAMIAPLIDMESLYPEAESKAIIGERIFDQSTQKYFLNFRKVEKEKVEKLEGRDFVLTDDSGKVITFGYEYKADMRQLEKRLERYVALFTLVKSDEVIKKKFERLKTYYDELVEKHRNSEF; this is encoded by the coding sequence ATGTCAAGATCCTCTGGCGGATTAACTAACCACAGAGCAAAAAAGAAGATAGTAGAGTTTTTGATAATGGCAGCAATTCCGGAAGAAAGCTGGGGAATACTTCCTACATCAGATAGTAGCTATGAAAAATGGTTGAATGGTACTAGAACTTTTGACCCTGCAGTGTGGCAAGAAATCGCAGAGAAATACAAGGAAGATAGATTTTTGGAAATTGTTATCAAGGAACTAAATGATGGTGTTTTGGTAACGGTTATGGACAGATTCGGAATAAAAGTTGCGACTGTCAATGAAATTGATAAGGAACTTTTTATAGTAGCTATCGGACATCAATTTTGTGAAATAGCAAAAGGATCTGGAAGCGCAGAGAACATTGTTAAAAATATTTATGAAAATACAAAGAGTAAAGAATTATTTCCAGTGTATGAGCAGAAAGCTCTGGCGGAGTATTCAAAGGTAAAGACAAATTTTTCAGATGAGTTATGTGATATGGAAAAAGTGTTCATCTGCAATACACTTAGTACTGTTGATAGTGCGTATTCGCGAAGAGGCTTGCCTGCCAGAGGAACGGTAATACAAGATGCGACTCTTGATAAAATTGCGGAACAATCCAATATGGTAGCACTCATAGCTAATGGTGGTATGGGCAAATCGATGATGTTGAGGCACTTGTTTGTAGAATCAATGAAAAAATATTCTGAGTCGGGTGTGATGCCTATATTGGTTGAATTAAGAGATTACAGATTTGCAGGATGTGATCTGTTTAACAGTATTGTGAAATCCGTTAATGTGTTTGATGCTTCATTTGATGAGAGGGCTGCAGAAAAGGTATTAAGGGCAGGTAAATGTCAAATATTACTGGATGGATTAGATGAGATAGATCCTTCGGATGTTGCAGGATTTCAACATAAGTTGAGAGACATGATAAAAACTTATCCATTAAATCAATATGTCATAACATCCAGGGAATGTGATGTGGCAAAGTCGATTGGGTTTAGAAGCAGACTATATCTGATGCCATTTGACGAAAAACAGACAGGAGATTTAATAGATAAACTTGTTAGCGATGATAGTGTAAAGGCAGAAATTACCAGAAATCTTAACGAGGGATATCTGAATAAGCACGGCGAATTTGCTTCTAATCCTATGCTGCTCACTTTCTGCATTATGAATTATCCGTCATATCAGTCTTTTTACGATAGACCGCATGAGTTTTATCGCTCTGCATATGATACCATCCTAGCGGATCATGATTTGGAAAAAAGTCCTTTAGATAGAGTATTCCGGAGTGCAGACAGTCGGGATGATTTCACGGATGTGTTCAGGGAGTTCTGTGCGGTATCATACGTAGAAAGAAAGTTTCAGTTTAATAAAATGACTTTCGAAGCTATCTTCAAAAAATTGAAATCAACAAAGCAAGTGGCCAATCCCAGAATCATGAATAAGACAAATTTCCTTCATGATGCATGTGCTACTGCGTGTATGATGTATGAGGCGAAGTCTGATATTTTATATATTGATCCGGGATTTCAACAATTTTTGTTTGCTGAATACAATTATTTTGCGGAGCCGGAAGAAGTAGAAGCTATGGGGAAAAAACTGTGGACTGTGCCAGAATCAGAATTTAACGGTGGTATAGCTTTCGAAATGCTGTATGAGCTTTCAGATGAAAAGGTCGAGGTGTGTTTGGATCTCCCTTATCTCGATATGATATTCAAAGACAAGACAGAAGAGGAATCCTTCAATGCATTTCTAGTACATGGATTCCGGGAGATAAAGAGTGCATTGATTGACAGAACCGCTATTGCAGAATGTGAGCAGAAAAGTGGAATTATAGGAAAATATGCTATTGCAAGCAAGAGCGAACCGAAGTCGGTGATTTTGTCCATGATGTTAAAGCGTTTGAATATGGATATGGATGAACCATCGGCTATGATTGCACCTTTGATAGATATGGAGTCTTTGTATCCGGAGGCTGAAAGCAAGGCAATTATCGGAGAGAGAATCTTTGATCAAAGTACCCAGAAGTATTTTCTGAATTTTAGAAAAGTGGAAAAAGAGAAGGTGGAAAAACTGGAAGGCAGAGATTTTGTACTTACGGATGATTCCGGAAAGGTTATTACTTTTGGATATGAATATAAAGCCGATATGAGACAGCTGGAAAAGAGACTGGAAAGATATGTGGCGTTGTTTACCCTTGTCAAGAGTGATGAGGTTATCAAGAAAAAATTTGAACGACTCAAAACATATTATGATGAGCTGGTAGAGAAACATAGAAACAGTGAATTTTAA
- a CDS encoding type I restriction-modification system subunit M — protein sequence MIDTKKEQEREELHRAIWAIADELRGAVDGWDFKNYVLGTMFYRYISENITAYINSGEIEAGNIDFDYAKMIDEEAEEAREGLVQEKGFFILPSELFCNVRARASLDENLNETLEQVFCHIEESAQGSQSENSFAGLFDDFDVNSNKLGSTVAKRNERLVKLLDGVAAMNLGSVKDHDIDAFGDAYEYLMTMYASNAGKSGGEFFTPADVSVLLTKLGTVGKTTINKVYDPACGSGSLLLKAEKLLGKEAVTSGFYGQEINITTYNLCRINMFLHDIGFDKFDIECEDTLTNPQHWDDEPFELIVSNPPYSIKWAGDDNPLLINDPRFAPAGVLAPKSKADMAFIMHSLSWLAPNGTAAIVCFPGIMYRGGAEKKIRQYMVDNNYIDCIIQLPNNLFFGTSIATCIMVMKKGKKDNNILFIDATNECIKVTNNNKLTDDNIENIIKWFVERREIEHTVHLATYDEVSQNDYNLSVSTYIEAADIRKKIDIAKLNSEIVDIVSREQVLRDEIDRIIAEIEGGY from the coding sequence ATGATTGATACTAAAAAAGAGCAGGAAAGAGAAGAACTGCATCGTGCGATTTGGGCGATTGCCGATGAACTTCGTGGAGCGGTAGATGGATGGGATTTCAAGAACTATGTTCTTGGCACCATGTTTTATAGATATATTTCTGAGAATATTACTGCGTATATAAATAGTGGTGAGATTGAGGCTGGAAATATAGATTTTGATTATGCAAAAATGATTGATGAAGAAGCAGAAGAAGCACGTGAAGGTTTGGTTCAGGAAAAAGGGTTCTTTATCCTTCCAAGTGAACTGTTCTGCAATGTAAGGGCGAGAGCAAGTTTGGATGAAAATCTTAATGAAACTTTGGAACAAGTATTTTGTCATATCGAGGAATCAGCTCAGGGAAGCCAATCGGAAAATAGCTTTGCAGGTTTATTCGATGATTTTGATGTAAACAGCAATAAGCTAGGAAGTACTGTAGCCAAGCGAAACGAGAGACTTGTAAAATTGTTGGATGGTGTTGCTGCAATGAATCTTGGTTCGGTAAAGGATCATGATATCGATGCTTTCGGAGATGCATATGAGTATCTTATGACAATGTATGCTTCCAATGCTGGTAAATCTGGTGGTGAATTCTTTACACCGGCGGATGTGTCTGTACTTCTTACAAAGCTTGGAACTGTAGGAAAGACTACTATCAATAAAGTGTATGATCCAGCCTGTGGTTCCGGTTCATTGCTGTTGAAGGCAGAAAAACTTCTTGGAAAAGAGGCTGTTACGAGCGGCTTCTATGGACAGGAAATCAACATTACTACCTACAACCTTTGCCGTATCAATATGTTTTTGCATGACATTGGTTTTGATAAATTTGATATTGAGTGTGAGGATACATTAACAAATCCCCAGCATTGGGACGATGAACCTTTTGAATTGATTGTTTCAAATCCGCCGTATTCCATCAAATGGGCGGGGGACGATAACCCGCTTTTGATTAACGATCCAAGATTTGCACCTGCAGGAGTTTTGGCACCTAAGAGTAAGGCAGACATGGCATTTATCATGCATTCGCTTTCATGGTTGGCACCGAATGGAACGGCAGCAATTGTATGTTTCCCAGGTATTATGTATCGTGGCGGAGCTGAGAAGAAAATTCGCCAGTATATGGTAGATAATAACTATATCGATTGTATTATACAACTTCCAAATAATCTATTTTTTGGTACTTCTATTGCGACATGTATCATGGTAATGAAAAAAGGAAAGAAGGATAATAATATTCTTTTTATTGATGCTACAAATGAATGTATCAAGGTTACCAATAACAATAAGCTTACAGATGATAATATTGAAAATATTATTAAGTGGTTTGTTGAGCGGAGAGAGATTGAGCATACTGTCCACTTGGCAACCTATGATGAGGTGTCTCAAAATGATTATAATTTGTCTGTAAGTACATATATTGAAGCGGCTGATATTCGTAAAAAGATTGATATTGCTAAACTTAATTCAGAAATTGTAGATATTGTGTCAAGAGAGCAGGTTCTTAGAGATGAAATCGATAGAATTATTGCGGAGATTGAGGGGGGATATTAA